In one Pseudomonadales bacterium genomic region, the following are encoded:
- a CDS encoding N-acetyltransferase family protein has protein sequence MNVIRPIRRDDLGAVTEIYNHYVKNSHATFDVEPFTVETRTPWFSQFGDTRHQCWVALSDGQLTGYACSMPLKPKAAYATSVEVSVYMKEAFSGQGLGRKLYEKLFAAISPHDVHRAYALIAQPNEPSMKLHAAFGFQEVSRLNEVGRKFGRYWDVHWLERRF, from the coding sequence ATGAATGTGATTCGACCCATCCGCCGGGACGATCTCGGTGCGGTGACTGAGATCTACAACCATTATGTGAAGAACTCCCACGCAACTTTCGATGTGGAACCCTTCACCGTCGAAACCCGTACACCCTGGTTCAGCCAGTTCGGCGACACCCGGCACCAGTGCTGGGTCGCACTCAGTGACGGCCAGCTCACCGGGTATGCCTGCTCCATGCCGCTGAAACCGAAAGCCGCCTATGCCACCTCTGTCGAAGTCAGCGTGTACATGAAGGAGGCCTTCAGCGGTCAGGGCCTGGGCCGGAAACTCTACGAAAAGCTCTTTGCGGCCATCTCTCCGCATGACGTGCATCGCGCCTACGCACTCATTGCCCAGCCCAACGAGCCCTCGATGAAGCTGCACGCGGCATTCGGGTTCCAGGAGGTTTCCCGCCTCAATGAAGTGGGACGAAAATTCGGCCGCTACTGGGACGTGCACTGGCTCGAACGCCGCTTCTGA
- a CDS encoding TSUP family transporter: MDWLGWLIFLGAAFIGSYVQAVTGFAMGMIVIAVAGASGLIGLPVLTAAASIISLVNIVFALKGHTGSLHRPLVFWLALGQIPAIGVGVWLLTVLDRNLQWLLQLLLGGFLIAGCLSMLLRPKPITRVSPPWAALTGGLAGGLIGGLFAASGPVIGWFCYRQPLSLPAIRASLLAFFALTSSSRTLIVGVQGGLTAEVLLLSMVAIPLVVLGTWLGRENPPPVSDEVLKRVVFALLLLMGCWILLGGLLEMGA, encoded by the coding sequence ATGGACTGGCTGGGTTGGCTCATTTTTCTGGGTGCGGCGTTCATCGGCAGCTATGTGCAGGCGGTGACGGGCTTTGCCATGGGCATGATCGTGATCGCGGTGGCCGGTGCCAGCGGCCTGATTGGACTGCCGGTGCTGACCGCGGCTGCCAGTATCATTTCCCTGGTGAATATCGTCTTCGCGCTCAAGGGACACACCGGCTCGCTGCATCGACCCCTCGTCTTCTGGCTGGCACTGGGACAGATTCCCGCAATCGGTGTCGGTGTGTGGCTGCTGACCGTGCTGGACCGCAATCTGCAGTGGCTGCTGCAGCTGCTTCTGGGTGGATTTCTGATCGCCGGCTGTCTTTCCATGCTGCTGCGACCGAAGCCGATCACCCGGGTATCGCCACCCTGGGCGGCGCTTACTGGCGGTCTTGCCGGGGGGCTGATCGGGGGACTGTTTGCAGCCAGCGGCCCGGTAATAGGCTGGTTCTGCTACCGGCAGCCTCTGAGTCTGCCGGCGATCCGGGCTTCGCTGCTTGCTTTTTTTGCACTCACCTCCAGCAGCCGTACTCTGATCGTTGGCGTGCAGGGCGGACTCACCGCCGAGGTGCTGCTGCTGTCGATGGTGGCGATACCACTGGTGGTGCTGGGTACCTGGCTTGGGCGGGAGAATCCGCCGCCGGTCTCCGACGAGGTGCTGAAACGTGTCGTCTTCGCACTGCTGTTGCTGATGGGCTGCTGGATACTGTTGGGCGGTCTGCTGGAGATGGGAGCCTGA
- a CDS encoding TonB-dependent receptor: MLKLSCRSRLLALLLGWVVTAAWGDDTQIDEIVVTAVREPIAALRLPFSVYVIDQQQIHQRQFRTLPQALRDVPGIMVQETAFGQGSPHLRGFTGFRTLMLIDGVRLNNAVFRDGPNQYWATVDLFGIDRLEVVQGPASTLYGSDAIGGTVNALTIDPFDADSRVLARVASAEQSASGRVQAAWQPGAQTALVAAVTGRTSDDLDGGRHVGKQGGVGFDEHGMDLKVSHRLGAGWTLDGLLQQVRQNNVPRTHSTREAVSWHGTTVGSDLRRELDQERNFGYLRLSSPGLPGVVQSVSLTAAGSRVKELTDRIRSSGTREKHDFEVDTLGLLAALQSETPFGLLTYGVDYYLDSVDSSSTTNPVQGPVGDDARYQNLDVYLQNRFSWLERGELLLGVRHTEVDTRVRRVLDPLSSESFRIEEDWSATVASGGISWALSPDRMSVFANIAQGYRAPNLSDLTRFDSARTNEIEVPVPGLEEERFLSLETGLKIHTERVDLQFAYFHTDIDDLITRVPTGEVFDGEFVVSKANVGDGVVKGMELSWQVALDAGTSLFGHATWMDGCLETYPTSNPVPASEPIDRLMPPSGAIGLRWSPDPGRLWLEGQLVAAEGQRDLSTRDAQDTSRIPPGGTPGYAVVHLRGGFRFSSQLAITLGIENLTDRDYRIHGSGTNMPGRNLIMTLAMEL, from the coding sequence ATGCTCAAACTGTCGTGCCGCAGTCGGCTGCTTGCGCTGTTGCTCGGTTGGGTGGTGACGGCTGCCTGGGGCGATGACACGCAGATCGACGAAATCGTGGTCACGGCGGTGCGGGAACCGATCGCCGCGCTGCGGCTGCCCTTCAGCGTATATGTGATCGACCAGCAGCAGATTCACCAGCGACAGTTTCGGACGCTGCCGCAGGCGCTTCGCGACGTGCCGGGAATCATGGTGCAGGAGACCGCTTTCGGCCAGGGCTCGCCCCATCTGCGGGGTTTCACAGGCTTCCGCACGTTGATGCTGATCGATGGCGTACGGTTGAACAACGCGGTGTTCAGGGATGGGCCCAATCAATACTGGGCGACCGTAGATCTGTTCGGAATCGATCGGCTGGAGGTGGTGCAGGGACCTGCCTCCACCCTATATGGCAGCGATGCCATCGGCGGCACGGTCAACGCGCTCACCATCGATCCCTTCGACGCCGACTCCCGCGTGCTGGCACGAGTGGCTTCCGCCGAGCAGTCGGCGTCGGGTCGGGTACAGGCGGCGTGGCAACCGGGAGCGCAGACGGCGCTCGTTGCGGCAGTCACCGGCAGGACGTCGGATGATCTGGATGGCGGACGTCATGTCGGCAAGCAGGGCGGTGTTGGCTTCGACGAACATGGAATGGATCTCAAGGTTTCCCATCGGCTGGGTGCCGGGTGGACGCTCGACGGGTTGCTGCAGCAGGTGCGGCAGAACAATGTGCCCCGCACCCACAGCACCCGGGAGGCGGTGTCCTGGCACGGGACAACAGTGGGAAGCGATCTCCGGCGTGAACTCGATCAGGAGCGGAACTTCGGCTATCTCCGCCTGAGCAGTCCTGGTCTCCCGGGTGTGGTGCAGAGCGTGTCTCTGACAGCAGCCGGATCGCGGGTCAAGGAACTGACCGATCGGATCCGCTCCAGCGGCACCCGCGAAAAACACGACTTCGAGGTTGACACTCTGGGCCTGCTCGCAGCCCTGCAATCAGAGACACCCTTCGGTCTGCTGACCTATGGTGTGGACTATTATCTGGATTCGGTGGATTCCTCCTCCACCACGAATCCGGTACAGGGCCCGGTCGGCGACGATGCGCGATATCAGAATCTGGATGTCTATCTGCAGAATCGGTTCAGCTGGCTCGAACGGGGTGAGTTACTGCTCGGTGTGCGACATACCGAAGTCGACACCAGGGTCAGACGGGTGTTGGACCCGCTCTCCAGCGAATCCTTCCGAATCGAGGAAGACTGGTCCGCCACGGTCGCCAGCGGGGGGATCAGCTGGGCGCTGTCTCCCGACCGGATGTCCGTGTTTGCGAATATCGCCCAGGGCTATCGTGCTCCCAACCTCTCCGATCTCACGAGATTCGACAGTGCCCGGACCAACGAGATAGAAGTGCCGGTACCCGGGCTGGAAGAGGAGCGATTTCTGTCGCTGGAAACAGGGCTCAAGATCCATACAGAACGGGTTGATCTGCAGTTTGCGTATTTCCACACGGATATCGACGATCTCATTACGCGAGTGCCCACGGGTGAGGTGTTCGATGGCGAGTTCGTGGTCAGCAAGGCGAATGTGGGTGATGGTGTTGTGAAAGGTATGGAACTGTCCTGGCAGGTGGCGCTCGATGCAGGGACTTCTCTTTTTGGTCATGCGACCTGGATGGATGGCTGTCTGGAGACCTATCCGACCTCAAACCCGGTGCCTGCGAGTGAGCCCATCGATCGGCTGATGCCACCGAGCGGTGCCATTGGCCTGCGCTGGAGTCCGGATCCCGGTCGCTTATGGCTGGAGGGGCAACTGGTGGCGGCAGAGGGCCAGAGAGATCTGTCCACGCGGGATGCGCAGGACACCAGCCGGATTCCGCCAGGGGGTACCCCGGGATATGCGGTCGTGCACCTGCGTGGTGGTTTCAGATTCAGTTCCCAGCTCGCCATTACCCTCGGTATCGAGAATCTGACGGATCGGGACTATCGGATCCACGGCTCGGGGACGAACATGCCGGGGCGTAATCTGATCATGACCCTGGCCATGGAGCTCTGA
- a CDS encoding SDR family oxidoreductase: MSAGVCLITGTTHGIGRVTARELARAGMTLVMACRDLERGRMVQEELTGCTGSGRIELLHCDLASFASIRAASAEFRARHPHLDLLINNAGMMASTAHRSVDGFEMTLATNYLGPYLLTRLLIESMRQRGQARVINVASKVHALGRLDPQLPQPDGRFRGMRAYASSKQALVMFTLSLAERLAGTDVTVNCLHPGVVATNIIPDTRPWLKKAGHIFRRFMFDEERGARTTLHLALAEELAGVTGAYFDEHQKIRPVAAAAQDPAAREILWQRSASLTGMSP, encoded by the coding sequence ATGAGTGCAGGCGTGTGCCTGATTACCGGCACCACCCACGGCATCGGCCGGGTGACGGCGAGAGAACTCGCCCGCGCCGGCATGACCCTGGTGATGGCCTGTCGCGATCTCGAACGGGGCAGGATGGTGCAGGAGGAACTCACAGGATGCACAGGCAGCGGACGGATCGAACTGCTGCACTGCGATCTGGCTTCGTTTGCCTCGATTCGCGCAGCATCCGCCGAGTTCCGCGCACGGCACCCGCACCTCGATCTGCTCATCAACAACGCCGGAATGATGGCCAGTACAGCGCATCGTTCCGTCGATGGTTTCGAAATGACCCTGGCAACCAACTACCTGGGTCCGTACCTGCTCACCCGCCTGCTCATCGAATCCATGAGACAGCGGGGACAGGCGCGCGTCATCAATGTCGCATCGAAAGTACACGCTCTCGGCCGGCTTGATCCACAACTGCCACAGCCGGATGGCAGGTTCCGGGGCATGCGGGCCTATGCGAGCTCGAAGCAGGCCCTGGTGATGTTCACATTGAGTCTCGCCGAGCGGCTTGCCGGGACAGACGTTACCGTCAACTGTCTGCATCCCGGAGTGGTGGCGACCAATATCATTCCCGACACCCGACCCTGGCTGAAAAAGGCCGGCCATATTTTCCGCAGATTCATGTTCGACGAAGAGCGCGGCGCGCGCACCACGCTGCATCTCGCGCTGGCGGAGGAACTGGCCGGTGTCACTGGTGCGTATTTCGATGAACATCAGAAGATCCGGCCGGTTGCCGCCGCCGCGCAGGACCCCGCAGCCCGGGAGATTCTCTGGCAGCGCAGCGCGAGCCTGACCGGGATGAGCCCATGA
- a CDS encoding SDR family oxidoreductase yields MELNLKGRQALITGSYRGTGLIIAQMLRKEGAEVWVHGLEAGQAEAAVQEIGGGTPVCGNIISEAGTAQLIGELEGQCPDILVNNYGTADAGTWESADTDDWLDAYQKNVLSAQRLIRHWLPAMRQRGSGNILNLGTVGSTRPNARMPQYYAAKGALAAMTLSLAKEVAGSGIRVNLISPGLILTPEVQTAYFESGRRKGWGETWEDIEPRVAADIPIGRIVTREEVAALVTFLASPLAAGIHGQNIRIDGGALGIVT; encoded by the coding sequence ATGGAATTGAATCTCAAAGGCCGGCAGGCACTGATCACCGGCAGCTATCGCGGCACCGGACTGATCATCGCGCAGATGCTGCGCAAGGAAGGCGCAGAGGTCTGGGTGCACGGCCTCGAAGCCGGACAGGCGGAAGCGGCGGTGCAGGAAATCGGTGGTGGCACGCCGGTCTGCGGCAACATCATCAGCGAAGCGGGCACCGCACAGCTGATCGGTGAACTCGAGGGCCAGTGCCCCGACATCCTCGTCAATAACTACGGCACCGCCGACGCCGGCACCTGGGAGTCAGCCGACACCGATGACTGGCTCGACGCCTACCAGAAAAACGTGCTGTCGGCCCAGCGCCTGATCCGTCACTGGCTGCCCGCCATGCGTCAGCGCGGCAGTGGCAACATTCTCAATCTCGGTACTGTCGGGTCCACACGTCCGAACGCGCGCATGCCCCAGTACTACGCTGCCAAAGGCGCGCTGGCAGCGATGACACTGAGTCTTGCGAAAGAGGTCGCAGGCAGTGGTATCCGGGTGAATCTCATCTCGCCGGGTCTGATTCTCACTCCGGAAGTGCAGACCGCCTATTTCGAGTCCGGTCGGCGCAAGGGCTGGGGAGAGACCTGGGAAGATATCGAACCCCGGGTTGCCGCAGACATCCCCATCGGCCGGATCGTGACCCGGGAGGAAGTCGCCGCACTGGTCACATTCCTCGCAAGCCCCCTCGCTGCTGGCATCCATGGCCAGAACATCCGTATCGACGGCGGCGCACTGGGCATCGTGACGTGA